The DNA sequence TCCCCCGCGGCCTCCGCACCGCGCCCGAGCCGCGCCAGCAGCTCCGCCCGCACACCGGGCAGCAGATGCGATCCCGCCAGCCCGCCGCCGCGCTCCACCGCCTCCACCTCCACGAGTCCCGCAGCCGGCCCATCGGCCATCGCGACCGCGACCGCCCTGTTGAGGTCGACGATCGGGGACGGCGCCACCTGCGCGAGCGCCTCGTAGAGGAGGACGATCCGCGGCCAGTCCGTCCCGGCGACCGACGGGGCGACCGCGTGGCATTCGGCGATCGACGCCTGGAGGCCGTACGGGCCGAGCCCGCGGCCGGCGGAGACCGCGGTGGCGAGGGCGGCCCGGCCGCGCCGGATCGCCGAGCGGTCCCAGCGGCGGCGATCCTGGTCCTCCAAAAGCACGGGGCTGCCGTCGTCGGCGGTGCGGGCCGGGAAGCGCGCCGCGGTCAGTTCGAGTAGCGCGAGCAGAGCGTGGGCCTCCGGCTCGCGCTCCAGCCGGGCGAGCACACGCGCGAGCCGGACCGCTTCGTACGCGAGGTCGGTGCGCATCCAGGCCTGCCCCGCCGTCGCGGACGATCCCTCGGTGAAGATCAGGTAGACCACGCTGAGCACGGAGCCGAGCCGCTCCCGGCGGTCGGGGCCGGACGGGACCTCGAACGGGACGTGCGCCGCGGCGATCGTCTTCTTCGCGCGCGTGATGCGCGCCTGCACGGTCGGCACCGGGACGAGGAACGCCCGCGCGATCTCGTCCGTGGTGAGGCCTCCGACGACCTTCAGCGTGAGCGCGATGCGCGCCTCCCGCGACAGCACCGGATGGCAGGCCGTGAAGATCAGGGCGAGCACGTCGTCGTCGATGTCGTCCGGGTCGAAGAGGAGGTCAGCGCCCGGCGCCGTCTCGTCCAGGTCGCGGGCGAGCAGCGCGTAGCGCTCGTCGCGGCCGGCGCGGCGGCGGAACGCGTCGATCGCGCGCCGCCGCCCCACCGTGAGCAGCCAGCCGACCGGATCGCGCGGAGCCCCGGAGGTCGCCCAGCTGACGAGCGCCTCGGCGAGCGCCTCCTGGGCGACGTCCTCCGCCAGCGCGAAGTCGCCGGTGTAGCGGGCGAGCGCGCCGACGATCCGCGCGGACTCCATGCGCCACACCGCCTCGACGGCGCGGCGCGCGTCGGTCGGGGTGCGGCCGGTCACCGGCGGCCCCCCGCCGCCCGGCGACCTACAGCTGGCCGGTCGCCTCGCGCCACGCGCGCTCCTTCTGGATCCACTCGTTGTCCTGCGGGAACTCGTCGATGGTGGTCACGCGACGGATCTCCACCTTGCTGCCCTGGATGTACGGCATCCGCTTCGTCCACTCGACGGCCTCCTGCGCCGAGGCGACGTCGAGGATGTAGAAGCCGTTGAACAGCTCCTTCGTCTCGCCGTAGGGACCGTCGGTGACGACCGGCGCCTCCCCGGTGAAGTCGACGACCACGCTCTCGGCCGGGTCGAGGCCCTCTGCGGCGAGCAGCACGCCCGCGCGGACGAGCTCGTCGTTGAACCGGCCCATCGCGTCGAGGACCGCGGCGAAGTCGACGTTGCGGAACGCCTCCTCCGCCTCGGCGGTCGGACGCAGGACGAGCATGTACTTGGCCATGATTACTCCTTGTTCTGGTGGGTCCCTTCGACCCTCTCATCGACGAGGTCGAGCGCCATAGTGGGAAATCGACACCGGCGGGAAAATCGGCTCGGGCGCGCACCTTCGTGCCGAATGTCGCGTTCGGGCGGCCGATTCACCGCATTCGGCACGAATCCGCGCGGCCGGGTCACGGCTGGATGCGCTCGACGGCCTGGAGGATCAGGTCGAGGCCGGTGGCGAACTCCTCGTCGTAGTCGTAGCCGGACTGGGCGAGTTCGGCGACGACCTCCAGGAGGTAGGGGAACCGGAGCGCGACCTCCGGCGGGAGCGTCTGCTCCTTCGCGGCCGCGACCTCCCCCGACTCCTCCGGGGTGTCGAACGGGAGGGTCCGCTCCTGCAGGGCGAAGCCGTAGACGTACGCGTCGAGCACGGACGTCACGTGCACCGTCGCGCGGAACGGGAACCCGGCCTCGCGCAGGCGGCCCAGCAGGGCGTTGTGCGCGGCGAGGTTGGCGAGCCCGGGCCGCATCCGGGACTCCATCAGGCCGACGGCCCAGGGATGCCGGCGCAGCGCCTCGCGCAGGGAGACGGCGCGGGCGCGGAGGGCGTCGCGCCAGGGTGTGTCGGGGTTGCCGAGCTCGGGAGGGTCGACCTCGGCCCAGACGAGGTCGACCATCCCGTCGATGAGTTCGTCCTTGTTGGCGACGTGCTTGTAGAGCGCCATCGGGACGACGCCGAGCTCGGCTGCGAGGGCGCGCATGGAGAGGGCGTCGAGGCCGATGGTGTCGGCGCGCTCGAGCGCCCGGGCGAGCACGGTGTCACGGGTGAGGCGTGGGCGCGAGGGCTGCGGCATCGGCGGCTCCTGAAGGGTTCTGGACGGGGTATTGACAAGGTGTACACCGTACACCTATCGTTCAGGTGTACACCGTACACCCATCCTAGATCACCAGCGCCGCCACCCGAATCCGAGGACCCCATGACCGCCCAGACCGCCCAGACCGCCACCATCGAACCCGCGCCGTCCGCTACGGCGAGCGCCGACCGCCGCCGCTCGCTCACGGCGGGCGTGCTCTTCATCGTCACCTTCGTGTCCGCCATCGCCGGCGTCCTGCTCTATGCGCCGGTGCTGGACGATCCGCACTACGTGCTCGGCGCCGGCGCCGACGGCCGGGTGCTCTCCGGCATCCTCTGCGAGGCGGTGCTCATCGCCGCCAACCTCGGCACCGCGCTCGCCCTGTTCCCCCTGCTCCGCCGCCGGGCCGAGGGCCTTGCGCTCGGCTATGTCGTCGCGCGGGTGATGGAGTGCGTGTTCATCGCGGTCGGGATGCTGTGCCTCCTGACCGTCGTGACCCTGCGCCAGCACGCCGCGGCGATCGGCGACCCGGACGCTCTCGCGGTCTCGGCGCAGACCCTCATCGGGATGCGGAACTGGACGTTCCTGCTCGGCCCCGGCTTCGTCGCGGGGCTCGGCAACGGCGTCCTGCTCGGCTGGCTGCTGCTCCGCTCCGGACTGGTCCCGCGCCCGATGGCGGTGGTCGGGATGGTCGGCGGCTCGCTCGTCGCACTGTCCGGGATCGGCGTGCTGTTCGGACTCTGGGGCCAGGGATCGCCGGTGTCGGCGGTGGCGACGCTGCCCGAGATCGTGTGGGAGGCGTTCC is a window from the Leifsonia shinshuensis genome containing:
- a CDS encoding RNA polymerase sigma factor, with the translated sequence MESARIVGALARYTGDFALAEDVAQEALAEALVSWATSGAPRDPVGWLLTVGRRRAIDAFRRRAGRDERYALLARDLDETAPGADLLFDPDDIDDDVLALIFTACHPVLSREARIALTLKVVGGLTTDEIARAFLVPVPTVQARITRAKKTIAAAHVPFEVPSGPDRRERLGSVLSVVYLIFTEGSSATAGQAWMRTDLAYEAVRLARVLARLEREPEAHALLALLELTAARFPARTADDGSPVLLEDQDRRRWDRSAIRRGRAALATAVSAGRGLGPYGLQASIAECHAVAPSVAGTDWPRIVLLYEALAQVAPSPIVDLNRAVAVAMADGPAAGLVEVEAVERGGGLAGSHLLPGVRAELLARLGRGAEAAGEYRRAAELCANDAERGVLLAKAAGLTP
- a CDS encoding DUF4386 domain-containing protein, which encodes MTAQTAQTATIEPAPSATASADRRRSLTAGVLFIVTFVSAIAGVLLYAPVLDDPHYVLGAGADGRVLSGILCEAVLIAANLGTALALFPLLRRRAEGLALGYVVARVMECVFIAVGMLCLLTVVTLRQHAAAIGDPDALAVSAQTLIGMRNWTFLLGPGFVAGLGNGVLLGWLLLRSGLVPRPMAVVGMVGGSLVALSGIGVLFGLWGQGSPVSAVATLPEIVWEAFLGVYFAFVGFRRVRARGVSARTSA
- a CDS encoding TetR/AcrR family transcriptional regulator, yielding MPQPSRPRLTRDTVLARALERADTIGLDALSMRALAAELGVVPMALYKHVANKDELIDGMVDLVWAEVDPPELGNPDTPWRDALRARAVSLREALRRHPWAVGLMESRMRPGLANLAAHNALLGRLREAGFPFRATVHVTSVLDAYVYGFALQERTLPFDTPEESGEVAAAKEQTLPPEVALRFPYLLEVVAELAQSGYDYDEEFATGLDLILQAVERIQP
- a CDS encoding YciI family protein; the encoded protein is MAKYMLVLRPTAEAEEAFRNVDFAAVLDAMGRFNDELVRAGVLLAAEGLDPAESVVVDFTGEAPVVTDGPYGETKELFNGFYILDVASAQEAVEWTKRMPYIQGSKVEIRRVTTIDEFPQDNEWIQKERAWREATGQL